Proteins from one Poecile atricapillus isolate bPoeAtr1 chromosome 6, bPoeAtr1.hap1, whole genome shotgun sequence genomic window:
- the DNAJC9 gene encoding dnaJ homolog subfamily C member 9: MALSEQCEAEFGTADLYGVLGVRRGATPQEIRRGYHRVSLRLHPDRVPPEQKEEATRRFQILGKVYAVLSDENQRAAYDETGMVDEDAEALQDGRDWLEYWHLLFKVTVKDIEDFQNNYKNSEEELADVKAAYVNFKGDMDRIMESVMCVDYTDEPRIREMIKQGIDSGELPSFKAFVKESKQKMMSRRRRAEKEAKEAKKTKDELGLSGENDLQALIKSRSRAREKEMDNFFAQLEAKYGNSTKKGAKKTSGKKRKAEGTV; this comes from the exons ATGGCGCTGTCGGAGCAGTGCGAGGCCGAGTTCGGCACCGCGGATCTGTACGGAGTGCTGGGCGTGCGGCGCGGCGCGACCCCGCAGGAGATCCGCCGCGGCTACCACCGCGTCTCGCTGCGCCTGCACCCCGACCGCGTCCCGCCCGAGCAGAAGGAGGAGGCCACGCGCCGCTTCCAG ATCCTGGGCAAGGTGTACGCCGTGCTGAGCGACGAGAACCAGCGCGCAGCCTACGATGAGACGGGCATGGTGGACGAGGACGCCGAGGCGCTGCAGGACGGGCGGGACTGGCTGGAGTACTGGCACCTGCTCTTCAAG GTCACCGTGAAAGACATCGAAGACTTCCAGAATAACTACAAAAACTCAGAGGAAGAGCTGGCTGATGTGAAGGCAGCGTACGTGAATTTCAAGGGTGACATGGATCGGATCATGGAGTCTGTGATGTGTGTGGACTACACGGATGAGCCCAGGATACGGGAAATGATCAAGCAAGGCATCGACTCCGGGGAGCTCCCATCCTTCAAGGCTTTTGTAAAGGAGTCGAAGCAGAAGATGATGTCCAGAAGAAGACGG GCAGAGAAAGAAGCTAAAGAGGCAAAAAAGACTAAAGATGAACTGGGCCTCAGTGGAGAAAATGACTTGCAAGCGCTGATAAAA agccGAAGCAGAGCTCGAGAAAAGGAAATGGATAACTTCTTTGCCCAGCTGGAAGCAAAGTACGGGAACAGTACTAAGAAAGGAGCAAAGAAGACCTCAGGCaagaaaagaaaggcagaaggaaCAGTGTAG
- the LOC131580303 gene encoding serine/arginine repetitive matrix protein 1-like, giving the protein MDNTPRRAPRRPELSKGRRHRRPSAVTAPQRRRPSASRHHGRSASSPQRRRRRIATASPQRRRPSASGHHGGPPSSSQRRRPSASRRHGGSSTASSQRRRPSASRRHGSSSIASPQRRRPSASRRHGGSSTASSQRRRPSASRRHGGSSTASSQRRRPSASRRHGGSSTASSQRRRPSASRRHGGSSTASSQRRRPSAAPQHGRPLASPQRFSRGLFPPSAAAEPQPGRGKGGQAGALSVPAG; this is encoded by the exons ATGGACAACACCCCACGAAGAGCTCCCCGCCGTCCCGAGCTCTCCAAGGGGCGGAGACACCGCCGCCCCTCCGCCGTCACCGCCCCTCAGCGCCGCCGCCCCTCAGCTTCCCGTCATCACGGCCGGTCCGCCAGCTCCCCTcagcggcgccgccgccgcatCGCCACCGCTTCCCCTCAGCGCCGCCGCCCCTCAGCCTCCGGTCATCATGGGGGGCCCCCCTCCTCTTCTCAGCGGCGCCGCCCCTCAGCCTCCCGTCGTCATGGTGGCTCCTCCACCGCCTCTTCTCAGCGGCGCCGCCCCTCAGCCTCCCGTCGCCATGGCAGCTCTTCCATTGCCTCCCCTCAGCGCCGCCGCCCCTCAGCCTCCCGTCGCCATGGCGGCTCCTCCACCGCCTCTTCTCAGCGGCGCCGCCCCTCAGCCTCCCGTCGCCATGGCGGCTCCTCCACCGCCTCTTCTCAGCGCCGCCGCCCCTCAGCCTCCCGTCGCCATGGCGGCTCCTCCACCGCCTCTTCTCAGCGCCGCCGCCCCTCAGCCTCCCGTCGCCATGGCGGCTCCTCCACCGCCTCTTCTCAGCGGCGCCGCCCCTCAGCTGCCCCCCAACATGGCCGCCCCCTCGCCTCCCCTCAGCG CTTCTCGCGCGGGCTCTTCCCGCCCAGCGCAGCCGCGGAGCCGCAGCCCGGGCGCGGGAAGGGCGGGCAGGCCGGGGCGCTGTCGGTCCCGGCGGGGTAG
- the CWF19L1 gene encoding CWF19-like protein 1, whose product MAAAPLRVLACGDVEGRLEAIFGRVRAIQAKSGRFDMLLCVGNFFGSTSEAEWAEYRSGAKKAPIPTYVLGANNQDTLSYFPDVSGCELAENITYLGRRGVYSGCSGLQIAYLSGTEAQQQPAPAHSFSAKDVAELKTSLLSTPNFRGVDILLTSPWPREVGTFANSAGEIDTKKCGSKLVSDLAASLKPRYHFAALEKAYYERLPYRNHVVLQETPQHVTRFIALADVGNTSKKKYLYAFSIVPMSSMDPAELVKQPQDVTENPYRKLRKETPKSKAPLSAEEEPACQFFFDLNKHQGKKRPSEGKERGDSQPKQAKKPPQPTGPCWFCLASPEVEKHLVVSIGTHCYLALAKGGLSPDHVLILPIGHYQSVVDLSSEVLEEVTKYKAALKEFFRSKGKRYVLFERNYRSQHLQLQVIPVPLDLCTSEDIKEAFIAQAQEQQIELLEIPEHSDIAQVAQPGVPYFYVELDTGEKLFHRIRGRFPLQFGREVLASEALLAQPQRADWRQCAAQRPEEAAQARAFRREFEPFDFSLRD is encoded by the exons ATGGCGGCCGCGCCGCTGCGCGT GCTGGCGTGTGGCGACGTGGAGGGGCGGCTGGAGGCGATCTTCGGGCGGGTCCGCGCCATCCAGGCCAAGAGCGGCCGCTTCGAC ATGCTTCTGTGTGTCGGGAATTTCTTTGGCTCTACTTCCGAGGCAGAATGGGCCGAGTACCGCTCAGGGGCCAAGAAAG CTCCAATCCCAACCTATGTGCTCGGTGCTAACAACCAGGACACCCTGAGCTATTTCCCGGATGTCAGTGGCTGTGAGTTAGCTGAGAACATCACTTACCTGG GCCGCAGGGGTGTGTACAGCGGCTGCTCGGGGCTGCAGATCGCGTACCTGAGCGGCACCGAGGCGCAGCAGCAGCCGGCGCCCGCCCACAGCTTCAGCGCCAAGGACGTGGCCGAGCTGAAAACGTCTCTGCTGTCAACCCCAAACTTCAGGGGTGTGGATATCTTGCTGACATCCCCCTGGCCCAGAGAGGTGGGGACTTTCGCCAACAGCGCG GGAGAAATAGATACCAAGAAGTGTGGCTCAAAGTTAGTATCAGATCTAGCTGCAAGTCTCAAACCAAGGTACCATTTTGCTGCCCTGGAGAAGGCCTATTACGAAAGACTTCCTTACAG GAATCATGTGGTGCTACAGGAGACCCCACAGCACGTGACCAGGTTTATTGCACTTGCTGATGTTGGCAATACAAGCAAGAAAAAG TACCTCTATGCCTTCAGCATCGTGCCCATGAGCTCAATGGaccctgcagagctggtgaAGCAGCCTCAGGATGTCACTGAAAATCCCTACCGGAAACTGAGGAAGGAGACTCCCAAGAGCAAAGCCCCACTCTCTGCTGAG GAAGAACCAGCTTGTCAGTTTTTCTTTGACTTGAACAAGCATCAGGGAAAGAAACGTCCCtcagaggggaaagagagaggggacTCCCAACCTAAGCAAGCCAAGAAACCCC CTCAGCCCACAGGGCCCTGCTGGTTCTGCCTGGCCAGCCCAGAGGTGGAGAAGCACTTGGTTGTCAGTATTGGCACACAT TGCTACCTTGCCCTGGCCAAAGGGGGTTTGTCACCTGACCACGTCCTGATTTTGCCAATTGGGCACTATCAATCAGTGGTGGACTTGTCTTCAGAGGTGCTGGAAGAAGTGACCAAGTACAAGGCTGCCCTAAAGGAATTTTTCAGAAGCAAGGGAAAGAGATACGTCCTATTTGAAAGAAACTATAGGAGTCAGCATCTGCAGCTACAG GTGATTCCTGTTCCACTGGACCTCTGTACTTCTGAAGACATCAAGGAGGCTTTTATTGcacaggcacaggaacagcagatTGAGCTGTTAGAAATCCCAGAGCACTCGGATATCGCACAA GTGGCCCAGCCGGGGGTGCCGTATTTCTACGTGGAGCTGGACACGGGGGAGAAGCTGTTCCACCGCATCCGCGGCCGCTTCCCGCTGCAGTTCGGCAG GGAGGTGCTGGCGAGCGAGGCGCTGCTGGCGCAGCCGCAGCGCGCGGACTGGCGGCAGTGCGCCGCCCAGCGGCCCGAGGAGGCGGCGCAGGCCCGCGCCTTCCGCCGCGAGTTCGAGCCCTTCGACTTCTCCCTCCGGGACTGA